From Saprospiraceae bacterium, one genomic window encodes:
- the pyrC gene encoding dihydroorotase, giving the protein MEIILKNLKITDPGSSLNGKKRDLWLRDGKIIKIGVHLKSSKSLRSMDFTGCNVSMGWVDIGAYSGEPGYEERETFKHLAAAAAAGGFTTVCIMPDTKPVIHSKSEVHYILDSSKQLDVDLLPIGAVSKNLLSQEMAELYSMKEAGAVAFSDASQGIQKSGLLLRALEYLKYYSDAVLIQQSFDLELTGPGQMHEGTHSTSMGLRGIPSMSEITGILRDLEIQKYSGSKLLFHKLSSTEGISLIRNAKKNQRNIFSSVSVFNLVFEDKDLLDFDANLKLSPPLRASTDRNSLIKAVLDGTLDIIVSDHTPLNPEKKDLEFQAASFGAISLETAYSMIRTNLDKEISDELWVEKVALNPRKIFNLPEASIEENTMADLTIFDPNKTWVYELNQIKSLSKNSPLVGKKLKGRVEAIFKKGKLLQQAT; this is encoded by the coding sequence ATGGAAATCATTTTAAAAAATCTCAAAATAACCGATCCCGGAAGCAGTTTAAATGGAAAAAAGAGAGACCTGTGGCTGCGCGATGGAAAAATTATAAAAATAGGGGTCCATCTAAAGTCCAGCAAATCTTTGCGCTCAATGGATTTTACAGGTTGCAATGTGTCGATGGGTTGGGTAGATATCGGAGCGTACAGTGGTGAGCCGGGTTATGAGGAAAGAGAAACTTTTAAACATCTGGCAGCGGCAGCAGCGGCGGGAGGATTCACTACGGTGTGCATTATGCCAGATACCAAACCCGTCATTCATTCGAAATCCGAAGTACATTATATTCTGGACAGCAGTAAGCAACTGGATGTGGATTTGCTTCCCATAGGAGCCGTCAGCAAAAATCTGTTATCTCAGGAAATGGCGGAGCTTTACAGCATGAAAGAAGCTGGTGCCGTGGCTTTTAGTGATGCATCCCAAGGAATTCAAAAAAGCGGATTGCTGCTTAGGGCCTTGGAATATCTGAAATACTATTCTGATGCCGTTCTCATTCAACAATCTTTTGATCTGGAATTAACGGGCCCCGGACAAATGCACGAAGGCACCCACAGCACGTCAATGGGCTTGAGAGGTATTCCGTCCATGTCTGAGATTACAGGTATTTTGCGCGATCTGGAAATTCAAAAATACTCCGGATCAAAACTTCTATTTCATAAATTGTCTTCCACTGAAGGAATTTCGCTGATCAGGAATGCAAAGAAAAATCAAAGAAATATTTTCTCCTCTGTTTCTGTTTTTAATCTGGTGTTTGAAGACAAGGATCTCTTGGACTTCGATGCAAATCTCAAGTTGTCTCCTCCTTTGAGAGCATCCACTGACAGAAATTCTTTGATCAAAGCAGTCCTCGATGGAACATTGGATATCATCGTGAGCGATCATACCCCACTCAATCCGGAGAAAAAAGACCTGGAGTTTCAGGCTGCTTCTTTTGGAGCGATCTCACTCGAAACTGCGTACAGCATGATTCGCACAAATTTGGACAAAGAGATTTCTGATGAATTGTGGGTTGAAAAAGTAGCCTTGAATCCAAGAAAAATATTCAATTTGCCAGAGGCAAGCATCGAGGAAAATACAATGGCTGATTTGACCATTTTTGATCCCAATAAAACATGGGTGTATGAATTGAATCAAATCAAATCACTTTCGAAAAACAGTCCTTTGGTGGGAAAAAAATTGAAGGGGAGGGTAGAGGCCATCTTCAAAAAAGGCAAATTGCTGCAGCAAGCCACTTAA
- a CDS encoding DUF4199 domain-containing protein, translating to MEKFNIAARIGLFWGLGYIAITMVLYLVDHALMHNSWVNAILFFLGIGIMYYSGISTRKDFGGIIPWKDAMTAMWVSSLIYILMFNFFSYALYQWIDPELKEELMALQVKALDQMRDFMGEEQYEKALEAMESTDSFDLSGILKSIPFIALIYFIIACLLALAIKKAEPWNPDSKTYGDQF from the coding sequence ATGGAAAAATTCAACATTGCCGCCCGTATTGGATTATTTTGGGGTTTGGGTTATATCGCAATCACCATGGTATTGTATCTGGTGGATCATGCTCTCATGCACAACAGTTGGGTAAATGCAATTTTGTTCTTCCTGGGTATTGGGATCATGTATTATTCCGGAATATCGACCAGAAAAGATTTTGGGGGAATCATACCTTGGAAAGATGCCATGACCGCCATGTGGGTGAGCAGTTTGATCTATATTCTGATGTTCAACTTTTTTTCTTATGCGCTGTATCAATGGATCGATCCTGAATTAAAAGAGGAATTGATGGCCCTGCAGGTGAAAGCGTTGGATCAGATGAGAGATTTTATGGGTGAGGAACAATATGAAAAAGCATTGGAGGCGATGGAATCAACAGACAGTTTTGACCTCTCGGGAATTCTCAAGAGCATTCCTTTCATTGCTTTAATTTATTTTATCATTGCATGTCTGCTCGCTCTGGCGATTAAAAAAGCAGAACCGTGGAATCCTGACAGCAAAACTTATGGTGATCAATTTTAA
- a CDS encoding agmatine deiminase family protein: MSKVRNRILGGVFFCMLLLFFLGKFPTTTSYFTKNSLDKSEFYLPAEFEPQDAVWMSSDDSSAFRPVRAGIIRELMPYVKLNVVAESQQSLKECKDYLQSAFIDVDKINFQIMTGNDYWMRDHGATFVINGLGDMKAVDFGWTHYGYSQWLEDYYEGDTAAINGAMNYVPPTPKDRVDSLMAVSANVDVIKSWINIEGGSLEVNGKGTLILNEPLTLGRNKGATKKELEDEFKRVLGVTNIIWVKEGLVEDPLVCQNVVDDYVAIGTGGHTDEYLRFSDPNTILLAWVPEEEKDLHPVNRLNYERMSKNYEILKKSRDQDGKSFNIIKVPLPNPISTRIRLNPEGQWDGSLNIPEWLLKPGSKFKAGDSMNRLATASYLNYFVTNKVVLLPTYQHVGTSKSKEMKVKSIFHDAFPDRSIIFINALPLNWRGGGMHCALQQQPSRKVAP, encoded by the coding sequence ATGAGCAAAGTACGTAATCGTATTTTAGGAGGGGTCTTTTTTTGTATGTTGCTGTTATTCTTCCTAGGGAAGTTTCCAACCACTACCTCCTACTTCACAAAAAATAGCCTAGACAAATCAGAATTTTATTTACCTGCTGAATTCGAACCACAAGATGCTGTTTGGATGTCAAGTGATGACAGTTCTGCTTTCAGACCTGTACGTGCTGGTATTATCCGGGAGCTTATGCCCTATGTTAAATTGAATGTAGTGGCTGAATCACAGCAGTCTTTGAAGGAATGCAAAGATTATTTGCAATCTGCTTTTATTGATGTGGATAAAATTAATTTTCAAATCATGACCGGCAATGATTATTGGATGCGCGATCATGGAGCTACTTTCGTCATCAATGGACTTGGAGATATGAAAGCCGTTGATTTTGGTTGGACACATTACGGTTACAGTCAGTGGCTGGAAGATTATTACGAAGGAGATACGGCCGCCATAAATGGCGCCATGAACTATGTTCCACCCACTCCAAAAGACAGGGTGGACAGTTTGATGGCGGTATCTGCCAATGTGGATGTAATTAAGTCATGGATAAACATTGAAGGAGGATCCCTGGAAGTGAATGGTAAAGGAACGCTCATACTGAATGAGCCTCTGACGCTTGGAAGAAATAAAGGTGCCACAAAAAAGGAACTGGAAGATGAATTTAAAAGAGTACTTGGCGTAACAAACATCATTTGGGTAAAGGAAGGATTGGTTGAAGATCCTCTTGTATGTCAAAATGTGGTAGATGATTATGTAGCCATAGGGACCGGAGGACATACAGATGAATATTTGAGATTTTCTGATCCCAATACAATTTTATTGGCATGGGTGCCCGAAGAAGAGAAAGACCTCCATCCGGTAAATAGGCTTAACTACGAAAGAATGTCCAAAAATTATGAAATCCTTAAAAAATCCAGGGACCAGGATGGCAAATCTTTTAATATTATAAAAGTGCCACTTCCCAATCCGATTTCTACCAGAATCAGGCTCAACCCGGAAGGCCAGTGGGATGGTAGTCTCAATATTCCGGAATGGTTGCTAAAACCAGGCAGTAAATTTAAAGCAGGCGACAGCATGAATCGCCTTGCCACTGCAAGCTATTTAAATTATTTTGTGACCAACAAAGTAGTTTTGTTGCCTACCTATCAGCATGTTGGCACATCGAAATCGAAAGAAATGAAGGTTAAAAGCATCTTTCACGATGCTTTTCCTGACCGCAGCATTATTTTTATCAATGCTCTCCCTCTCAATTGGCGTGGAGGAGGTATGCATTGTGCTTTGCAGCAACAACCATCCAGAAAAGTAGCACCGTAG